A window from Nitrospira sp. ND1 encodes these proteins:
- a CDS encoding response regulator, with translation MMSTLLVIDDDRLHCDLLQMALARHGYQVSIATSGREGVVLFQQLRPLVTLLDLRMPEMDGLAVLKEIRTHDPRAGVIMLGGGATEELENQARELRVTDFLRKGLSLDVLIGAVHRVAQQARRQASSEQSHAGGEIDQLPDEQILVVDDDVMARDLLVRFLSLRGYHVRTARDGREALRLIGESAPDLLILDLAMPEMNGVEVLRTLTARDYAGRTIILGGHQNDLFLAEAWALGPQEVLDKPIDLERALMAIQLVMVCREC, from the coding sequence ATGATGAGCACGTTACTGGTGATCGACGATGATCGGTTGCACTGCGACTTGTTGCAGATGGCGCTGGCCCGTCACGGGTATCAAGTCAGCATCGCGACGAGCGGGCGTGAGGGTGTCGTCTTATTTCAACAGCTTCGCCCGCTGGTGACCTTGCTCGATTTGCGCATGCCGGAAATGGACGGTCTGGCGGTGCTCAAGGAGATCCGAACGCATGACCCCCGTGCCGGGGTGATTATGCTGGGTGGCGGCGCGACGGAGGAACTGGAGAATCAGGCGCGCGAGTTGCGCGTCACGGATTTCCTGCGAAAGGGGCTGTCGCTGGATGTGCTCATCGGGGCCGTCCATCGTGTGGCGCAGCAGGCGAGGCGACAGGCTTCATCCGAGCAGTCTCATGCCGGGGGAGAGATAGATCAGCTTCCCGATGAGCAGATCCTTGTCGTCGATGACGACGTGATGGCGCGCGATCTTCTGGTGAGATTTCTTAGCCTGCGCGGGTATCACGTTCGCACGGCGCGCGATGGTCGTGAAGCATTGCGACTGATCGGTGAGTCCGCGCCGGATCTTCTGATTTTGGATCTCGCTATGCCGGAGATGAACGGCGTGGAGGTCTTGCGGACGCTCACGGCGCGAGACTATGCCGGCAGGACGATCATTTTGGGCGGACATCAAAACGATCTCTTCCTGGCCGAGGCCTGGGCGTTGGGCCCGCAAGAGGTCCTGGACAAGCCCATTGATTTGGAGCGGGCGTTGATGGCTATCCAGCTTGTGATGGTCTGTCGGGAGTGTTAA